One segment of Comamonas thiooxydans DNA contains the following:
- a CDS encoding histidinol-phosphate transaminase: MTNSLVASLARAQVRPLPAYNAGLSNEAVRARYGVTDIARLASNENPFGASASVRRAIAEVADDVGNYPDANCTALREAIAGRTGLPAGRLVFGDGSEDLIKILCEVFLAPGDLVVTQRPVFGLHEIYPKMMGAEVELLELNEALGFDLGAWCAAVAKAPKIAFLPNPSNPVGCMIDAAQFAQVLEATPANTVLVVDEAYYEYALHDDDYPDVLAMLEARVGPWIVLRTFSKAWGLAGLRVGYGMADSAELVGLMDKVRSPFNVNMAAQRAALAAWNDPAHMRSGVATTVALREDLRRQLLALAGPGRPLQGLRIAPSVANFLFLDLGRPNGPVTEALLRQGVIVKPWKEPGFEHFLRVSIGTEGDNARFVQALLAALEV, translated from the coding sequence ATGACGAATTCTCTGGTGGCCTCGCTGGCCCGTGCCCAGGTTCGCCCGCTGCCCGCATACAACGCCGGCCTGTCCAATGAAGCGGTGCGGGCACGCTATGGCGTGACCGATATTGCGCGACTGGCCAGCAATGAAAATCCCTTCGGTGCCAGTGCCTCGGTGCGCCGCGCGATTGCCGAGGTGGCCGACGATGTGGGTAACTATCCCGATGCCAACTGCACGGCCTTGCGCGAAGCCATTGCCGGGCGCACGGGGCTGCCCGCCGGGCGTCTGGTGTTCGGCGACGGTTCGGAAGACCTGATCAAGATTCTCTGCGAGGTATTTCTCGCTCCCGGCGATCTGGTGGTGACCCAGCGTCCCGTGTTCGGCCTGCACGAAATCTATCCGAAGATGATGGGCGCGGAGGTCGAGCTCCTCGAACTGAACGAGGCGCTGGGCTTCGATCTGGGCGCCTGGTGCGCTGCCGTGGCCAAGGCCCCCAAGATCGCCTTCCTGCCCAACCCGTCCAACCCCGTGGGCTGCATGATAGATGCGGCGCAGTTTGCGCAGGTGCTGGAGGCCACGCCCGCCAACACCGTGCTGGTGGTGGATGAGGCCTATTACGAATACGCGCTGCACGACGATGACTACCCCGATGTGCTGGCCATGCTGGAGGCGCGGGTCGGACCCTGGATCGTGCTGCGCACCTTCTCCAAGGCCTGGGGCCTGGCCGGTCTGCGCGTGGGCTACGGCATGGCCGACAGCGCCGAGCTGGTGGGCCTGATGGACAAGGTGCGCTCGCCCTTCAATGTGAACATGGCGGCCCAGCGCGCGGCGCTGGCCGCCTGGAACGATCCCGCGCACATGCGCAGCGGTGTGGCGACCACGGTGGCGCTGCGCGAAGATCTGCGCCGACAGCTGCTGGCGCTGGCAGGGCCGGGCCGGCCGCTGCAAGGCCTGCGCATTGCGCCCTCGGTAGCCAACTTCCTGTTTCTCGACCTCGGACGTCCCAATGGCCCGGTGACCGAAGCGCTACTCAGGCAGGGCGTGATCGTCAAGCCCTGGAAGGAGCCCGGCTTCGAGCATTTCCTGCGCGTGTCCATAGGCACCGAAGGCGACAACGCGCGTTTTGTGCAGGCCTTGCTGGCCGCGCTCGAGGTCTGA
- a CDS encoding MFS transporter: MKLFRGWTIVAAAHGLLALAFGAAYSFGAFFKSIQTQFDAGRFSVGSLFAVTALLYYCVGAIAGPLADRIGLRRVTGAGVLLLATGFALASQTRSLAQLFVVFGLFVGGGVGLIYVPALVAVQRWFIRLRSRASGLASAGTGVGTFVAPLFAGWLLEQQSWQVAMQWFALAILLLGLPAALSMVGQPSQLGLSCDGDPHPAQAAAQAQGMELSQAVRSGSFGWFFLAIFLASVSLFAALVHIAPMAQGLDIDAVSSQWLIALIGAGNVLGRPLLGGLGDRLGALRLLMGLSIFLALLHLLWWQAQGWAVLAAFSLLFGAAHGGCIALFPVLAAQWFGTLRLGAILGILYISVGLAAVVGASASGWVFDQTGGYTQAIQVSAALALLAVAALALAARGQRLVSSPSGISK; encoded by the coding sequence ATGAAGCTGTTCCGGGGCTGGACGATTGTGGCGGCGGCCCATGGCCTGCTCGCCCTGGCTTTTGGTGCAGCTTATTCCTTTGGCGCTTTTTTCAAGAGCATCCAGACGCAGTTCGATGCGGGTCGTTTCTCGGTGGGCTCGCTGTTTGCCGTGACGGCTTTGCTGTATTACTGCGTTGGGGCCATTGCCGGTCCCCTGGCCGACCGCATAGGCCTGCGTCGCGTGACCGGTGCGGGGGTCCTGCTGCTGGCCACAGGCTTTGCGCTGGCCAGTCAGACTCGCTCGCTGGCGCAGCTGTTCGTGGTTTTCGGCCTGTTCGTGGGCGGTGGTGTGGGCCTGATCTACGTACCGGCCCTGGTCGCCGTGCAGCGCTGGTTCATACGGCTGCGCAGCCGTGCCTCCGGCCTGGCCTCGGCCGGCACCGGAGTCGGCACCTTCGTCGCGCCGCTGTTTGCGGGCTGGCTGCTGGAGCAGCAGAGCTGGCAGGTCGCCATGCAGTGGTTTGCGCTGGCCATCCTGCTGCTGGGACTGCCGGCAGCGCTGTCCATGGTCGGGCAGCCCTCGCAGCTGGGCCTGAGCTGCGACGGCGATCCTCACCCTGCCCAGGCCGCAGCCCAGGCACAGGGCATGGAGCTGTCCCAGGCCGTGCGCAGCGGCAGCTTCGGCTGGTTTTTCCTGGCCATTTTCCTGGCCTCGGTGAGCCTGTTTGCGGCCCTGGTGCATATCGCTCCCATGGCCCAGGGCCTGGATATCGATGCCGTTTCAAGCCAGTGGCTGATTGCGCTGATAGGCGCTGGCAATGTGCTGGGCCGTCCGCTGCTGGGCGGTCTCGGCGACAGACTGGGAGCTCTGCGTCTGCTCATGGGGCTGAGCATTTTCCTGGCCCTGTTGCACCTGCTGTGGTGGCAGGCCCAGGGCTGGGCTGTGCTGGCCGCTTTTTCCCTGCTGTTCGGCGCGGCGCACGGCGGCTGCATTGCCCTGTTTCCTGTCCTGGCAGCCCAGTGGTTCGGCACCTTGCGGCTGGGGGCCATTTTGGGCATTCTTTACATCAGCGTGGGGCTGGCGGCAGTCGTTGGCGCCAGCGCGTCCGGCTGGGTGTTCGACCAGACTGGCGGCTACACCCAAGCCATCCAGGTCAGCGCCGCGCTGGCCTTGCTGGCCGTGGCTGCGCTGGCGCTTGCGGCCCGTGGCCAGCGTTTGGTTTCATCTCCTTCAGGCATTTCGAAATGA
- a CDS encoding formimidoylglutamate deiminase yields MIMHSSSSSGTLFAEDALLPTGWARNVLLSWDESGRLAEVLTDVDPQSGEAGEVDTAIRAAGPVIPGMPNLHSHAFQRAFGGLTEFRGQAQDSFWSWRKLMYGFANRMTPEALEAIATWLYLEMLEAGYTSVCEFHYVHHDVGGKPYANDASLSLALLRAAQKTGIGMTLLPVLYQTSGFGGLPPREDQARFIRSTDNMLSLLQQLEPVTRAQQAALGLAPHSLRAVPPDSLKAALAGLHAMLPKAPVHIHIAEQTQEVDDCLAWSGQRPVQWLLEHAPVDARWCLVHATHMTPEEYAGAARSAAVAGICPTTEANLGDGIFDMPLWLRHGGRWGVGSDSHASVNAAEELLMLEYSQRLNLRQRNVLGGGAQPQVATSMTLQAVAGGAQASGRAIAGLAVGQQADFVVLDARHVALNGLPAGSGHAAHVFASHRTSAIADVWVRGQQRVQTGRHALHEVAQQGFVLARKALLQGA; encoded by the coding sequence ATGATCATGCACTCTTCCTCCTCCAGCGGCACACTATTTGCCGAAGACGCCTTACTGCCCACGGGATGGGCGCGCAATGTCCTGCTGAGCTGGGATGAGAGCGGGCGTCTGGCCGAGGTGCTCACCGATGTGGATCCGCAGAGCGGCGAGGCCGGCGAGGTCGATACTGCCATCCGCGCCGCTGGCCCGGTGATCCCAGGCATGCCCAATCTGCACTCGCATGCCTTCCAGCGTGCGTTCGGCGGGCTGACCGAGTTCCGTGGTCAGGCGCAGGACAGCTTCTGGAGCTGGCGCAAGCTGATGTACGGCTTTGCCAATCGCATGACGCCCGAGGCGCTGGAGGCGATTGCGACCTGGCTGTACCTGGAAATGCTGGAGGCGGGCTACACCTCGGTGTGCGAGTTTCACTATGTGCACCATGATGTGGGTGGCAAGCCCTATGCCAACGATGCCAGCCTGTCCCTGGCGCTGCTGCGTGCGGCGCAGAAGACGGGCATCGGCATGACCTTGCTGCCCGTGCTCTATCAGACCAGCGGCTTCGGGGGGCTGCCGCCTCGCGAGGATCAGGCCCGCTTCATTCGCAGCACGGACAACATGCTCTCCCTGCTGCAGCAACTGGAGCCCGTGACCAGGGCGCAGCAGGCAGCTCTGGGCCTGGCTCCGCACTCGCTGCGCGCCGTGCCTCCGGACAGCCTGAAAGCCGCGCTCGCAGGCCTGCACGCCATGCTGCCCAAGGCGCCGGTGCACATCCATATCGCCGAACAGACCCAGGAGGTGGACGACTGCCTGGCCTGGAGTGGTCAGCGCCCCGTGCAATGGCTGCTCGAGCATGCGCCCGTCGATGCGCGCTGGTGCCTGGTTCATGCCACGCATATGACGCCCGAGGAATATGCGGGCGCGGCTCGCAGCGCTGCCGTGGCCGGCATCTGTCCCACCACCGAAGCCAATCTCGGCGACGGCATTTTCGACATGCCGCTGTGGCTCAGGCATGGCGGTCGCTGGGGTGTTGGCTCGGACAGCCATGCTTCGGTGAATGCCGCCGAAGAGCTGTTGATGCTCGAATACAGCCAGCGTCTGAACCTGCGCCAGCGCAATGTGCTCGGCGGCGGTGCCCAGCCCCAGGTGGCGACTTCCATGACCTTGCAGGCGGTGGCCGGCGGTGCCCAGGCTTCGGGCCGTGCCATTGCCGGTCTGGCTGTGGGCCAGCAGGCCGACTTCGTGGTGCTCGATGCCCGGCATGTGGCCCTCAACGGCCTGCCTGCCGGCAGCGGCCATGCAGCCCATGTGTTTGCAAGCCATCGCACTTCGGCCATTGCCGATGTCTGGGTTCGCGGCCAGCAGCGTGTGCAGACAGGCCGCCATGCGCTGCACGAGGTCGCGCAACAGGGTTTTGTCCTGGCCCGCAAGGCATTGCTGCAAGGCGCCTGA
- the hutG gene encoding N-formylglutamate deformylase yields the protein MSQAIAPFVFHQGTAPLLISMPHTGTHVPADIAARLTPEGREVHDTDWHMPQLYDFAKALGASILVATHSRYVIDLNRPPDGASLYPGQSVTGLCPVDGFDSKPLYASKAFEPDEAEVARRRELYWQPYHAQLRAELDRIKSQHGVAMLWDAHSIRSVLPRFFEGKLPDLNLGTADGKSCAPALAQQLLDIAQQAPGHTSVLNGRFKGGFITRNYGQPELGFHAVQLEMTQSSYMQEQMPFDYLPEVAARIQPTMQRLLQAVLAFARS from the coding sequence ATGAGCCAAGCCATCGCCCCCTTTGTCTTTCACCAGGGTACGGCACCGCTGCTGATTTCCATGCCGCATACCGGCACCCATGTACCGGCCGATATTGCGGCCAGGCTCACGCCCGAAGGGCGCGAAGTCCACGACACCGACTGGCATATGCCGCAGCTCTACGACTTCGCCAAGGCACTGGGCGCATCCATTCTGGTCGCCACGCATTCGCGCTATGTCATCGATCTGAACCGTCCGCCCGATGGTGCCAGCCTCTATCCGGGCCAGAGCGTGACCGGGCTGTGCCCGGTTGACGGCTTCGACAGCAAGCCCCTGTATGCGAGCAAGGCGTTCGAGCCCGACGAGGCGGAAGTCGCGCGCCGCCGCGAACTCTACTGGCAGCCCTATCACGCGCAGTTGCGTGCCGAGCTCGATCGCATCAAGAGCCAGCATGGCGTGGCCATGCTGTGGGATGCGCACAGCATCCGCTCGGTGCTGCCGCGCTTTTTCGAGGGCAAGCTACCCGACCTGAACCTGGGCACCGCCGACGGCAAGAGCTGCGCGCCGGCGCTGGCCCAGCAGCTGCTGGATATTGCACAGCAGGCACCGGGCCACACCAGTGTGCTCAACGGCAGGTTCAAGGGCGGCTTCATCACGCGCAACTATGGTCAGCCGGAGCTGGGCTTCCATGCCGTGCAGCTGGAGATGACACAGTCCAGCTATATGCAGGAGCAGATGCCGTTCGACTACCTGCCCGAAGTGGCGGCCCGCATCCAGCCCACCATGCAGCGCCTGCTGCAGGCCGTGCTGGCTTTCGCCCGCAGCTGA
- the soxR gene encoding redox-sensitive transcriptional activator SoxR: MKIEDDPLMSISDFAQRSGVNASALRFYESLGLIESVRSSGGRRRYHRSGLRRIAYIVFAQRVGFTLEEIAAQLAQLPTRHVPTGGDWQKMSRIWQQRLDERIDELQRLRDSLNQCIGCGCLSLKVCSMYNPEDQCQRCGPGPRRWMGDALPAGAEGH; the protein is encoded by the coding sequence ATGAAAATTGAGGATGATCCGCTGATGAGCATCAGCGACTTTGCGCAGCGCAGCGGTGTCAACGCATCGGCACTGCGCTTCTACGAGTCGCTGGGTCTGATCGAATCGGTGCGCAGCAGCGGCGGAAGGCGACGCTACCACCGCTCGGGCCTGCGGCGCATCGCCTACATCGTGTTTGCGCAGCGCGTGGGTTTCACGCTGGAGGAGATCGCCGCACAGCTGGCGCAGCTGCCGACGCGGCATGTACCCACGGGCGGCGACTGGCAGAAGATGTCGCGCATCTGGCAGCAGCGGCTGGACGAGCGCATCGACGAGCTGCAGCGCCTGCGCGACAGCCTCAACCAGTGCATAGGCTGCGGCTGCCTGTCGCTCAAGGTGTGCAGCATGTACAACCCCGAGGACCAGTGCCAGCGCTGCGGCCCGGGACCGCGTCGCTGGATGGGCGATGCGCTACCGGCGGGGGCCGAAGGCCACTAG